In Rhodanobacter humi, the following are encoded in one genomic region:
- the ppk1 gene encoding polyphosphate kinase 1, which yields MSRPVAQAPAHPDLAAPELFLSRELAALEFNFRVLAMARDDAVPLLERLRFLSIVANNLDEFFEVRVAMLKHHHAYGSAAPGPDGLSPPELLARIRARVLELVAEQYQIWQQELRPQLDAERIHILTRKQWTPRQRRWLQGYFEHEVLPVLSPLGLDPAHPFPRILNKTLNIAVVLKGRDAFGHEGHMALVRAPRSLPRIIRLPAEVCGEGEHFVFLAELLQAFVDLMFPGFKVVGSYQFRVTRNSELMVEEAEVDNLARALSEELVGRGYARPVRLEIATDCPQAITAMLTQNFQLEEADVYRCDGPVNIIRAGLICDWVDRPELKYPRFTPQLPAGLETGRDKFELIAQRDVLLHHPYQSFAAVIDLLRQASTDPQVLAIKQTLYRAGEDTPLVDLLVEAARHGKDVTVVIELRARFDEEANIRLATRLQEAGVQVVYGVVGYKTHAKMMLIVRREDDTLRRYAHLSTGNYHQINSRTYTDIGLMTADPEIGEDLHKVFQQLSGLGPRIALKRLLHSPFTLYTGVMERIERETELARAGRPARIVAKLNALNEAHVIEALYRASQAGVEIDLIVRGACTLRPGLPGVSERIRVRSIVGRFLEHSRVYWFGNDGAPELYCASADWMERNLMRRIEIAFPIRDPELAARVYAETLANGLADNTQAWLLDSDGRYTRATPGRHAPYSAQQALLDKLCP from the coding sequence ATGTCACGCCCCGTCGCCCAAGCGCCCGCACACCCCGACCTCGCCGCACCCGAGCTCTTCCTCAGCCGCGAGCTGGCCGCGCTGGAGTTCAACTTCCGCGTGCTGGCGATGGCCCGCGACGACGCGGTGCCGCTGCTGGAACGGCTGCGCTTCCTCAGCATCGTGGCGAACAACCTCGACGAGTTCTTCGAGGTGCGCGTGGCGATGCTCAAGCACCACCACGCCTACGGCTCGGCCGCGCCGGGGCCGGACGGCCTGTCGCCGCCGGAGCTGCTGGCGCGCATCCGCGCCCGCGTGCTGGAGCTGGTCGCCGAGCAGTACCAGATCTGGCAGCAGGAGCTGCGTCCGCAGCTGGATGCGGAGCGTATCCACATCCTCACCCGCAAGCAGTGGACTCCGCGCCAGCGGCGCTGGCTGCAAGGCTATTTCGAGCACGAAGTGCTGCCGGTGCTGTCGCCGCTGGGGCTGGACCCGGCGCATCCGTTCCCGCGCATCCTCAACAAGACGCTGAACATCGCGGTGGTGCTGAAGGGCCGCGACGCATTCGGCCACGAGGGCCACATGGCGCTGGTGCGTGCGCCGCGCTCGCTGCCCCGGATCATCCGCCTGCCCGCCGAGGTGTGCGGCGAAGGCGAGCACTTCGTGTTCCTCGCCGAGCTGCTGCAGGCCTTCGTCGACCTGATGTTCCCCGGCTTCAAGGTGGTCGGCTCCTACCAGTTCCGGGTCACCCGCAACAGCGAGCTGATGGTGGAGGAGGCCGAGGTGGACAACCTCGCCCGCGCGCTCAGCGAGGAGCTGGTCGGGCGCGGCTACGCGCGGCCGGTGCGGCTGGAAATCGCCACCGACTGCCCGCAGGCGATCACCGCGATGCTGACGCAGAACTTCCAGCTGGAAGAGGCCGACGTCTACCGCTGCGACGGCCCGGTCAACATCATCCGCGCCGGGCTGATCTGCGACTGGGTGGACCGCCCCGAGCTGAAGTACCCGCGCTTCACGCCGCAACTGCCGGCGGGGCTGGAGACCGGCCGCGACAAGTTCGAGCTGATCGCCCAGCGCGACGTGCTGCTGCACCACCCCTACCAGAGCTTCGCCGCGGTGATCGACCTGCTGCGCCAGGCCAGCACCGATCCACAGGTGCTGGCGATCAAGCAGACGCTGTACCGTGCCGGCGAGGACACCCCGCTGGTGGATCTGCTGGTAGAGGCGGCGCGCCACGGCAAGGACGTCACCGTGGTGATCGAACTGCGCGCGCGCTTCGACGAAGAGGCCAACATCCGCCTCGCCACGCGCCTGCAGGAGGCCGGCGTGCAGGTGGTGTACGGCGTGGTGGGCTACAAGACCCACGCCAAGATGATGCTGATCGTGCGCCGCGAGGATGACACGCTGCGCCGCTACGCCCACCTCTCCACCGGCAACTACCACCAGATCAACAGCCGCACCTACACCGACATCGGCCTGATGACCGCCGATCCCGAGATCGGCGAAGACCTGCACAAGGTGTTCCAGCAGCTCTCGGGCCTGGGTCCGCGCATCGCGCTGAAGCGCCTGCTGCATTCGCCGTTCACGCTCTACACCGGCGTGATGGAACGCATCGAGCGGGAGACGGAACTGGCCCGTGCCGGCCGCCCCGCGCGCATCGTGGCCAAGCTCAACGCGCTCAACGAGGCGCACGTGATCGAGGCGCTGTACCGCGCCTCGCAGGCCGGCGTGGAGATCGACCTGATCGTGCGCGGCGCCTGCACCCTGCGCCCCGGCCTGCCCGGCGTCTCGGAACGCATCCGCGTGCGCTCCATCGTCGGCCGCTTTCTCGAACACAGCCGCGTGTACTGGTTCGGCAACGATGGCGCGCCGGAGCTCTACTGCGCCAGCGCCGACTGGATGGAGCGCAACCTGATGCGCCGCATCGAAATCGCCTTCCCCATCCGCGACCCCGAACTCGCCGCGCGCGTGTACGCGGAAACCCTCGCCAACGGCCTCGCCGACAACACCCAAGCCTGGCTCCTGGACAGCGACGGCCGCTACACCCGCGCCACCCCGGGCCGCCACGCACCCTACAGCGCGCAGCAGGCGCTGCTGGACAAACTGTGCCCGTGA